In Primulina eburnea isolate SZY01 chromosome 5, ASM2296580v1, whole genome shotgun sequence, a single window of DNA contains:
- the LOC140831956 gene encoding uncharacterized protein isoform X1, translating to MAQSYRTHISSCGAVTSLTHCFPYSQFADLMEVGESVLDTIYDDEGIEDGQDVEMQDVEEGELLEPISKAGSGVSCNVEVNQVSNKRNSRRNKKKKKNKQKTDNDISPNVTDINRFVLNACKRLRERKYYLMYTVVGCLGVSALSDLVKEVRLCCVVLFCCTTSSLATYC from the exons ATGGCCCAATCATATAGAACCCACATCTCAAGCTGTGGGGCTGTAACATCCCTTACGCATTGTTTTCCATACTCGCAG TTTGCTGATTTAATGGAAGTAGGAGAGAGTGTGTTGGACACAATTTACGATGATGAAGGTATTGAGGATGGCCAAGATGTTGAGATGCAAGATGTTGAAGAGGGTGAGTTACTTGAACCTATTTCAAAGGCTGGATCAGGAGTAAGCTGTAATGTTGAAGTTAATCAGGTTTCCAACAAGAGGAATTCAAGACGTaataagaagaaaaagaaaaacaagCAAAAGACAGACAACGATATTAGTCCAAATGTTACTGATATCAACAG GTTTGTTTTAAATGCGTGTAAGCGTTTGAGAGAGAGGAAATATTATCTTATGTATACTGTTGTTGGTTGTCTTGGCGTCTCTGCTTTGAGTGATCTCGTCAAAGAGGTAAGACTTTGTTGTGTTGTGTTGTTCTGTTGTACCACTTCATCTCTGGCCACCTATTGCTGA
- the LOC140831956 gene encoding uncharacterized protein isoform X2 — translation MEVGESVLDTIYDDEGIEDGQDVEMQDVEEGELLEPISKAGSGVSCNVEVNQVSNKRNSRRNKKKKKNKQKTDNDISPNVTDINRFVLNACKRLRERKYYLMYTVVGCLGVSALSDLVKEVRLCCVVLFCCTTSSLATYC, via the exons ATGGAAGTAGGAGAGAGTGTGTTGGACACAATTTACGATGATGAAGGTATTGAGGATGGCCAAGATGTTGAGATGCAAGATGTTGAAGAGGGTGAGTTACTTGAACCTATTTCAAAGGCTGGATCAGGAGTAAGCTGTAATGTTGAAGTTAATCAGGTTTCCAACAAGAGGAATTCAAGACGTaataagaagaaaaagaaaaacaagCAAAAGACAGACAACGATATTAGTCCAAATGTTACTGATATCAACAG GTTTGTTTTAAATGCGTGTAAGCGTTTGAGAGAGAGGAAATATTATCTTATGTATACTGTTGTTGGTTGTCTTGGCGTCTCTGCTTTGAGTGATCTCGTCAAAGAGGTAAGACTTTGTTGTGTTGTGTTGTTCTGTTGTACCACTTCATCTCTGGCCACCTATTGCTGA